TAATCCAGTGATTTTGAGTAAAAGAATTACACATATCCTAATGTCGACTGGTCTACTCCCCTCGCAAGGATGAGAACGAAAACTTTCGTTCAATTTTATTGATTTTGTTGTATCCTACTTTTTCAATATAAAAATACAATTTCTATAGCTTGATGCTAAATATGAAAAGGTGTCGTACATATGAAAGAAGTGCCAAATTTCCCTGATGTTCTTACAAAAGATGGTTTTTCATTAGATACGCACATTTTTAGATATCGTCCTGATCGTGAATTTACTGATGGGAATGGTGAGAAGAAAAATTTTATGCTTGAAGAAGTAAGTAAATTTACTCTTTGGCATTCTGCTATAGATGCCTTAAACGATCCCTTTGAAATTTATGCACACCGTAACGTCGATGAATTAAAAGAAATGACGCAGGAAGAAAAGTTTAAATTGTGGCGCCGCATACGACAAAAAAATCTACCTGCTGGACATAGAGTTGTAAGCAATGAATCGCTTAAGGAAAGATACTTGCAAGATGAACGCAGAGGTTTTTTTCCGAAAGTAGTGCAGAGCCAAATTTCGGGAGGTAGTCATTTTGATGAGTACCTACATTCAGTAAGAACAAATCTTGGTATTGCCAGCTTTACTGAGGTCTGTAATAGCCGCTTAATGTGGGGTTATTATTGTAATGGATTAACTGGATTTTGTTTGATTTATAATAAAAACAAACTATTACATAAAAAAATTATACTGGAAAAGGTTAGTTATATTAGCAGGGCTTATCAAATTAATCTTGTCGATTATGTTTATGGATATCGTACCAGCGGAAGCTATGACTCTCTTAGTGAAATGGTCAGAACAAAACATATCGAATGGGAGCATGAGCGAGAGCTTAGAAGTGTTGTAAACCTTCTCCCAAATGAGGTAGGGAAGGGCGGGGCCATACAATTATCAGATTCTTGTGTTGATGCGATAATTTTGGGCAAAAGGGCACGCGAAGAAGTTAAATTTCAAGCTAGAAAGCTGGCTAAAAAAATTCGCGCAAAAGTTTATATGGCCGATGTAGATTTTGAACAATTTGGTGTCAGAATTTATAAATAACCTTTTGAAATCGCAATGTATACATAAGCTGCATTAAAGCTGACCCATAAAGCAGGCATGCGTAGTAGGGAAAGTATTGCGCACTGAGTGGCATAATTGATTTAATTTGTGCGCCGCTGTCGCGTCGTTGGAGTAGGTGTGATGGAAATGGGTACGGGGCAAATGGACATCCTGTCGTGTGTCTTAGGGGATGTGATGCAGGATGAAAAAAAAGCCGCCTCGCGGGCGGCTATAGGTGAGTTATTCGTCTGTTTCGAAACTGTATTTTTTGCAGCGGATCTCTTCCTCACCGAGCCAGCCGTTAACTTCCCGAATGCTGTCCTGTAGTGGGATAAGCTCATTGCGTACAAATACCTTAGCCGCCTTCTCCATGTCTCCCACTCTGCCGACATTCTCGGGCTTGCCGCCCATGAGCTGGCAAGGAATGCGATGAGCATTCAGCAGATCCGCAGCACTGGCCTTTTTGATATTAAAAAAATCGTCTTTCGCTGCAACTTCGCTGAGGGGCACAATTTTAATGCCATTCAGTTTCCCGTTCGGTGCACACAAAAACAGATTCTTAAAATTACCAAGTCCTTTCGAACAGCTCATAGCCTCGTGTATCCGGCTCTCACATAGCGATCAGGCAGGAGCCGATGCCAAATTTCTGCCCCGACTTTCTGACAGAAAAGGCGGCGAGGTGTCGATCAAGACTGGAAAGCTATTTTTTCTGAAAGCAGGGGTAGGTGTAACAGCCAGTGGCAGCCCGATCCCGCAAGTCACGATTACTCATAGGGATGGCGATCGTCATCAATTTGCTATTGCAGATCGGGACCGCCATTTCATCGCCACACAAAAAGTACCAACAAAAAAGCCACCTTCTAAAGGTGGCTCAATTATATGATTATAAAGCTAAAATTTGGTGGCCCCTGCTGGGTTTGAACCAGCGACCAAGCGATTATGAGTCGCCTGCTCTAACCACTGAGCTAAGGGGCCGTGGCGAGGGATTATAATGTAACTGGTGGCTGCAATCCAGTCATTCGGGTGTGCATGGTGCTTTTATAAACAACCTATAATCAACCCGTTATATCTACATTTTGAACAACTCACCTGGAGCAATGATGATAAACGATATTCTCGCGCCGGGCCTGCGGGTGGTGTTTTGCGGCATCAATCCAGGCAAATCGTCGGCACATACAGGGTACCACTTCGCGCACCCCGGTAATCGCTTCTGGAAAGTGATCCACCAGGCGGGGTTCACGGAGCAGCAGCTGAAGCCGGAAGAGGAGCAGCGGCTGCTGGATACGCGCTGCGGCATCACCATGCTGGTAGAGCGCCCGACGGTGCAGGCCAGCGAGGTGGCGCTGCACGAGCTGCGCACGGGCGGACGGGACCTGATTAAGAAAATTGAGGACTATCAGCCGGACGCGCTGGCGATCCTCGGCAAGCAGGCCTTCGAGCAGGCATTTAGCCAGCGCGGCGTGGCATGGGGGAAACAGAACATTACCATCGGGGCCACCGAGGTATGGGTCCTGCCGAACCCCAGCGGGTTAAACCGCGCAACGCTCGATAAGCTGGTGGAAGCCTATAAAGAGCTCGATCAGGCATTGATTGCCCGCGGGTTGTAAATGTGTGCATTCCCCGGTGGCGCTTCGCTTACCGGGGCTACAAGGGCACATATGTCGCGACAGCCAATAAAAAAGCCCTCCGAAGAGGGCTTTTCTTTTCGCGGTAGCGATTAATCGTCGAGGAAGCTACGCAGCACTTCAGAGCGGCTCGGGTGGCGCAGCTTACGCAGCGCTTTCGCTTCGATCTGACGGATACGTTCACGGGTAACGTCGAACTGCTTACCTACCTCTTCCAGAGTGTGGTCAGTGTTCATATCGATACCAAAACGCATACGCAGGACTTTCGCTTCACGGGCGGTCAGGCCAGCCAGCACGTCGTGCGTTGCGGCACGCAGGCTCTCGGTGGTGGCAGAGTCCAGCGGCAGCTCGAGGGTGGTATCCTCGATGAAATCACCCAGATGCGAATCTTCGTCATCACCAATCGGCGTCTCCATAGAGATCGGCTCTTTAGCGATTTTCAGCACCTTGCGGATCTTATCTTCCGGCATCAGCATGCGCTCGGCCAGCTCTTCCGGCGTCGGCTCGCGGCCCATCTCCTGCAGCATCTGACGGGAGATACGGTTGAGCTTGTTGATGGTCTCAATCATATGCACCGGGATACGGATGGTACGCGCCTGGTCGGCGATAGAGCGGGTGATCGCCTGACGGATCCACCAGGTTGCATAGGTCGAGAACTTATAGCCACGACGGTATTCAAACTTATCAACCGCTTTCATCAGGCCGATGTTGCCTTCCTGAATCAGGTCGAGGAACTGCAGGCCACGGTTGGTGTACTTCTTAGCAATAGAGATAACCAGACGCAGGTTCGCTTCCACCATCTCTTTCTTCGCACGGCGGGCTTTCGCTTCGCCGATAGACATG
Above is a genomic segment from Enterobacter sp. C2 containing:
- a CDS encoding DUF2971 domain-containing protein, which translates into the protein MKEVPNFPDVLTKDGFSLDTHIFRYRPDREFTDGNGEKKNFMLEEVSKFTLWHSAIDALNDPFEIYAHRNVDELKEMTQEEKFKLWRRIRQKNLPAGHRVVSNESLKERYLQDERRGFFPKVVQSQISGGSHFDEYLHSVRTNLGIASFTEVCNSRLMWGYYCNGLTGFCLIYNKNKLLHKKIILEKVSYISRAYQINLVDYVYGYRTSGSYDSLSEMVRTKHIEWEHERELRSVVNLLPNEVGKGGAIQLSDSCVDAIILGKRAREEVKFQARKLAKKIRAKVYMADVDFEQFGVRIYK
- the mug gene encoding G/U mismatch-specific DNA glycosylase, yielding MINDILAPGLRVVFCGINPGKSSAHTGYHFAHPGNRFWKVIHQAGFTEQQLKPEEEQRLLDTRCGITMLVERPTVQASEVALHELRTGGRDLIKKIEDYQPDALAILGKQAFEQAFSQRGVAWGKQNITIGATEVWVLPNPSGLNRATLDKLVEAYKELDQALIARGL